Below is a window of Xiphophorus couchianus chromosome 1, X_couchianus-1.0, whole genome shotgun sequence DNA.
ATGAGCTTCATTTATAAGgcaatgtaaaaataaagagtAACACACTTAATTTGCTGTAGaattctttatattttacataagtataaataaaacacaaatcaatCAGTCAAGAGTTTTATTTGATGCAAGCGAGGCAGTTTTCATTAGTTCTGGACTCAGGTATGTCATGTGCCACACTGACAAGGACGTGCTGCCTCACAGAGGCAACATTGCTGAAGCCAGTAATTATAATCTTACTATTTAAATTAGTCATAAAttctaatgaaaataataaacccTAACATAACTCAAGAAACAATTAGATTTAGATTAGCATATCCCCTCGTCCTAAATCTGTATTTACAGCAAAGTTTAAAGATGTTGAGAATAATTACGCACAAGCGCTCCAAAGAAGAATTTGAGACTGATGCTATGCGTTAGTGTTACAAACTCTTGTAACACTAACACTTGTAGCCAAAGAAAAATGGCTCAAAagcttaaataattaaaataatttttcagtttttcatatttcatattgaTCACTTAGTTTATTGGTTGATAACAAAGCAGAACAGCTGTTTCTTCCCCTACTCTccttcctccatctcctcctctgaTGCAAACCTTTTCCCCGGGTGTTGTCTCTTCTCCTCGGCGTGacttttgttgatgttttccAGAAAGTCGAGCAGCAGGCTGGTCTTACTGCAGCTGTCAGAGTCCAAAACATCACACGGACTGCTGGTGCTTAATTCCGGACTGGAGTTATCCCAAAAGCGCTTTCCTGGGTGCTGACGCTTCTCCAGCTCTGACATATCTTCCTCTCCGTCCTCAGTCCAGTCCGCTTCACCGTCCTCATCTTCGAGAAGACGCTTACCGGGATGCTGGCGCTTGCTGTGCAGCACCAGATAGCGCTTGCCCGGGTGCTGGCGCTTGGAAAGTTCGCTGAGCAGCGCGACGGGGCTGTCGGGAATGTGTCCCGTGGTGGAGCGCTTCCCTGGATGCTGCCTCTTCTGGAACTCCGTGAACGAATGCATTTCATCTTCGCGCTTGCCGGGGTGCTGTCTCTTTTGCATATCCCAAAACTGCTCGCCGTCGACCACCTCCCTTCTGCCCGGATGCTGCCGCTTCTCCAGGTCCTCGAAGAACCTCTTGCCGGGATGCTGTCTTTTTGTCACCCATTCTGGTTGTGAGAAAATCCCATCTGGACAAAAAGAGTTGAGGACTTGTTTAGTATTGCTCTAATACCGACCGAGTCTATTCTAGCATAGACAAGCTGCAGCAAGAGGGATTTTGCAGTTGGTGTGCGCCGTGCGTAAATTACGCACAAGACAGCATCTTACGGTCCATATTTCCCCAGCTCTATTTCTCTCTATCTCTTTAGAAATAGAGAATCCaacaacattttgtaattattcaTGATTACATTTGAGGGGAAAAATAGTTCCCAGGAAACGGTAAAGACAGTGAGGCTTAGGTAACAGGAAACAATATGTAACGCTGGATTCAAACaagtaaatatacatttaaaaaacagcatGACAGTATGATGCCGCAgagtcagcttttttttcttttttttttgtcgaaaaataaacccaaaccaTGAGCTTCACGCACCATTTCTAACGTCTCCATCCTGCAGCTTTTTGAGAATAGACCGTAAGAGGAGGCTCTGTGCTCTCTGTAGCATGAGGTTGTCTATGGTGGTACTTCGGTCCATCTCGTCCTCAGCAGGGAGACCCTGTCCATCACACACTGCCAAGTTGCAGATCACAAAAGATGCCAGGACTAGAAGGCTTGCCGACTTCATGGCTTTATTTTTTCGCCCTCTACTAGAAAAAGATTCAACACAAAGTCAAAGTTTTATTAGAAATCATGCTTAATTTATGAAGTCAATAAAAGATTAACGATGCACGAATTGCATTGCTTGCAGAAACTAACAAAGCTCATTTACAAGTGCAAGACGCACAAAAAAACCTGATCTATCCAGGTAAGGTGAACCATAATCTCAAATCTAGAATTCTGAAAAGCGCCAGACTCACATGAAAAGTATCCAAATTCTCCTCTTCTCCACCCCGAGGCACCGCTGGCAGCGTTGCTAATGGTTTCTCCCCGCTTCTCGGAGCTCTTGGTGACCCTTTAGGCCAGATCCTGGAGGTATATGAACTGACAACTTCTTCGGCTCTGCTTTTATACTTCCCGCTCACTGTCGTCACACAATCCCGGGAGTAATTTTTCAGGATCTCTCGTCCCCACTGATGTCATATACCAAGTCGTGCGCAACTGGGTTTGGTGAATGATCGCCCCTACAAGGACTGCTTCCCGGTTTAGCTTTCGCGAAACAAAGATAAACATTGCACTTAGGGAGGATGGGTTATTATGGGATTACTTATTTTTCCAAGAATTTAAGATTGTACTTATTGATTTTGCGTAATTGCATACTTTTCATTTAAtccgttttttaaaaatctagtttgcctctttttttccccgACCTTcaccatttcatatttttttcatcgTAAGGAATCTAAAGGTCTCCCATGGCTGCACTGAGATGaagaccatttttatttatttcattactttttttttttttcatctaaacCTCAAAGTCAGAGGAAGCAGAGGGGTGAGCAAAACCCATCTGGCTCTTTAGCACACAGAATTCACATGTAGTCACGAAGCAGCTCTGCTGAATGCACCGGAGTCAGGGTCTGCAAGTTTCAATGGCTAAGTGGGAGCAGGGGATACTGAAGCAACTAGAACAGACACAGAGTGATAATGCAGTGTGGAAGTTTCTATAACAGCGACATATGTTTTACACTTTCTCTTCATTTGCTTCAAAACGAACAAAGTTTCAGAAATATCACTCAGATGTATATCATCATATTCCATATCTCTTGTTGAGTCGAATTAGACATGAGACTTAATGTCTTTTACCAGTTTAACGAAGAAAATCTAAACATATTCACTTTGCAAAACTGTGTAATTCTCAAGATTTCTCACATTTAGTCACAACCACAAAatgctttgtattttattggggttttatttgATGAACAACCCAAAATAGCAAATGATGAGATggattttaatatatatatatatatatatatatgtatgtagtttacaaaatgtgaagagTGTCACTTTTGCATCTCAGCTTCCCCTGAAGAAAATCTGGTGcaaccaaaacattcaaaagtcaCAGAAATACTAACAATAAGTGAACAAGAAGCACCATtaagttttaagtttaaaaatgacGTCTCAAGCTCTAAAcgcatatttttattcaactcatctgaaaatggaaggAGTTTTGGTACAGCTCCAAACCTACCAACACATAAACTGATGGGCAAGAAGTGCAGTAACCAGAAAAGCTGCTGAATAGCCAGATCCTCGGTCAAGGTTGACCAATCTGCTCTTTATGGAAGAGAAACAATTAGAAAGCCATGCCTGAAAAAATGCACAAGAGTCCTGCTTACAGTCAAAATTCTATTTCAACTCTCTAGTGACTAAAATTAATATGTTCATACATTAAACGCATGTAATTAGTATAGagcaatatttttcattaactcCGTACTTGTTTCATCAATGCTTTTGGTatttgatttggaaacatttcatcTTATGTTAAGAAATTTGTTTGCTATTTCTGTGCAACCTTCAGTTTAAGATGAAGCCTAATTGCACAGAGGCTGATGTACATACACCATTCATCTGACATGGGGGCTGATGTGTCTGCACAGGGGGGCTGAAGACTGAGAAATCATATGCTGCAAAGCAGCAGGAAGCTGTCAGAAATTGGGTCTGTGGGTGGTGGTTggtgtttgtgatgtttttagTACTGAACTTGTCTTTGGTACATTCTCACTTTCTTACATATAGTTGTTGCTAAGATGCACATTTGTTGATAACAGTTAATTTTGTTTCCGACTAGCAGTGTGTGTCCCCcgcaagaaaataaattattctgttggAGTTTGCTTCTTGATTGGACCACTCCAAAATCTTTTGTTATGTGTTTGGACTTTTAGTTTCCCTTTTGATCATTTCTGTATTGTTTATTTCctgacatcattttaatttatcttttgtgttagtacattttttctttgtttttggtgttttggaTTTGTCTGTTTAGATTTTGGTTTACTCTTTATATTAGCTTCAGATTTCTTCACTTCTGTTCCAAAGTCTCTGCTTCATctcatctgtttattttaatcctgCCTTCAGCCTTTCAGCCTCCTTCTCAGCACAACTGCCTCCAGTCACCTCATTCTCTTCCGTCTGGACATTCACATTCACCGCTTTCCATTCACTTCTGATTGGCCCCTCTGGTtcccagtgttgtataaagtactgaaatctcagagtcaagtaaaagtataggtacctctccaaaatatgactttggtaaaagtccaagtcactgactgaaatgttacttaagttaaagtcttaaagtatctgaaacgtcttgtacttaagtatggaaattactgtaaaaatggatgtactcaagtaatgtaatgaaaagtacaagtaaaaagtaaaacaaggcaaatgcagtttgaatgacattttttatattttggtaaacttgtcaaatacacttaaaataatgtacccaaccaagtgcaggcaaaattaaacctgctaatagatatacctgcaggtatcatttagttaagaaaattaggtgctttacctatagcacaaggtcaacttaacctgctttacaactgaaccagcttcttagtaaatcctccaggacagaaaatacaaagtttttgtaagccttaagttttcccttcaagtaaggtcagtgctgaaaatgagaaaaataaatagtacagaaaatgcggccaacatgaagaaaaagatccgttacgattactctacttcacaaaccagtgaatcagtcaatcctacagtcagtaggtggtgcacacaactggtcattatgcaaaagaaaaaaagaattgggagggaaatgcagcttattgtcatctctgtaaacctggttttgaacttgcatgcctttcctatattcgttaaatttagtctaaattgctatcgctatggcttctgtcccccttgaacagaggagtctaggtagcctgctacagtcaacattaggcctaagctaaatacaccacgtgtggaactgaaacgatgccaaacaaagttcatttatggtcaagatttcacaatacagtagtgcctagtgaccaagctatagttactgaaacaggaggattataaccatttcataagacgttacctcgatggtagggtgaccagacgtcctcttttttCCGGACAtttcctacttttcagacctaaaaatcGTCggggattttggtcaactgcctcaaaacacattacatagcttacagtgcattgtgATTACATTGCCACTCCGTTCCACTACTCCATTCCAGGTTCCTTTGTATGGCAAATTAATCACGCCCTTCTCCCCAAATCCAATCACGTTGCAttatgtgtgcgagtgtgtgtagGAAAAGTAAAGATAACACCCCCCCCTATCCTCCCCTTCTCATCAAAACCTAAATTGAGGTATTCAGCTGGATAATGTCCAGGTTGGCACCTTAACACTTGCTTGTCAACCTCTCTGGATGTCCACTCAAGGCATCACAacaccaaattattattttctttgcagttgtGAAACGTTTAAAACGTCCCATATTATTTCATTCCTCATAAATCATTTGCTTACTTAAACAAGCCACTCTAAAGAGAAAACTGTTCTCTgaatttagaaaactaaaactacatcaaaatcTTGCCTTATGCGATGATCATGACTTCTCTACTGTCAGACAGACCACAAAACAATCCTCACTCCCTCCTTGCATGAACTTCCTCTCACCTACTTTTCTTTCCAGCTTTTa
It encodes the following:
- the trh gene encoding pro-thyrotropin-releasing hormone is translated as MKSASLLVLASFVICNLAVCDGQGLPAEDEMDRSTTIDNLMLQRAQSLLLRSILKKLQDGDVRNDGIFSQPEWVTKRQHPGKRFFEDLEKRQHPGRREVVDGEQFWDMQKRQHPGKREDEMHSFTEFQKRQHPGKRSTTGHIPDSPVALLSELSKRQHPGKRYLVLHSKRQHPGKRLLEDEDGEADWTEDGEEDMSELEKRQHPGKRFWDNSSPELSTSSPCDVLDSDSCSKTSLLLDFLENINKSHAEEKRQHPGKRFASEEEMEEGE